From one Candidatus Lernaella stagnicola genomic stretch:
- a CDS encoding tetratricopeptide repeat protein, protein MGKQRWTIFVISLGILALVGCATTEKNAKKRVDELSAQVTELQATLADMNLRMEEMSSSMFVLREGTRNNREAINKMREDMQTPTVYIDRPQVTADAGNPSLDTNPEPMSPLPLPTGSGQPDADDRAAFESAMRQVKQQNWGLAIYDLNAFVTQYPQSAYIPQARYALGQTYRNLGEFTQAVREYERCLAAGEVAGPYAPRALYWMVVCFGQLGQTAKGNEAQQRLLQQYPDSPEAKKIKLDSPR, encoded by the coding sequence ATGGGCAAACAGAGGTGGACCATATTCGTGATCAGTCTGGGCATCCTCGCGCTGGTGGGGTGTGCGACGACTGAGAAGAACGCCAAAAAAAGGGTGGATGAACTGAGTGCCCAGGTCACCGAATTGCAGGCGACGCTTGCCGATATGAACCTCCGCATGGAGGAAATGAGCAGTTCGATGTTCGTTCTGCGGGAAGGCACGCGCAACAATCGCGAGGCGATCAACAAGATGCGTGAAGACATGCAAACCCCTACGGTCTACATCGATCGGCCGCAGGTCACCGCCGACGCCGGAAATCCCTCGCTCGATACGAATCCGGAACCTATGTCCCCGCTGCCCCTGCCGACCGGCTCGGGTCAGCCCGACGCCGACGATCGCGCCGCTTTTGAAAGTGCTATGCGCCAAGTAAAACAGCAGAATTGGGGCTTGGCGATTTACGATCTCAATGCTTTTGTGACACAGTATCCGCAAAGCGCGTATATTCCTCAGGCACGCTATGCACTGGGCCAGACGTATCGCAACCTCGGCGAGTTTACGCAGGCGGTTCGCGAATACGAACGATGCCTGGCTGCGGGCGAAGTCGCCGGGCCGTACGCGCCGCGGGCGCTATATTGGATGGTGGTTTGCTTTGGGCAACTGGGACAGACCGCCAAGGGCAACGAGGCGCAACAGCGTCTTTTGCAACAGTATCCGGATTCCCCCGAGGCGAAAAAGATCAAGCTCGATTCGCCTCGTTGA
- a CDS encoding LysM peptidoglycan-binding domain-containing protein encodes MNHRRTLLLTGIVLLVLLTAGLAWSQTDKKVTAAQKPVGVMQKVEIVDYKVVSGDTLWDLSQQFYSDPWAWPLIWEMNPQVADPHWIYPGQNLKVKLERGVTLFGEVRPPERDLFEPPAMGVFDLTFVYGTRVNKIDMISEESIDGAGEIIDHIDGQILLGELHEISFRMKKSANVQLGDVFTVFRVQKKVNHPGGMGNVGYMINLLGELETVDATTLPNGKVVYTGKIIDATSEIIVSDRLIAMPRDDVRIKLKMTDLEMTGTIVHGPPDNDMLLGPMKMAFVDLGLKNGLKVGNSFSIWRASKDKQELPSYKIGNAIVTRVDNKTATVLITNATRDVHIGDTVISDVE; translated from the coding sequence ATGAATCATCGTCGTACCCTGCTGCTGACCGGCATCGTGCTGTTGGTCCTTTTGACCGCCGGCCTGGCTTGGTCGCAAACCGACAAGAAGGTCACCGCGGCCCAGAAACCGGTTGGCGTGATGCAGAAGGTGGAGATCGTGGACTACAAGGTTGTGTCCGGCGATACCCTGTGGGATCTGTCACAGCAGTTCTACAGCGATCCGTGGGCGTGGCCGTTGATTTGGGAAATGAACCCCCAAGTCGCCGATCCACACTGGATTTACCCGGGCCAGAATCTCAAGGTCAAGCTCGAACGCGGTGTGACGTTGTTCGGCGAGGTCAGGCCGCCCGAACGCGATTTGTTCGAACCGCCTGCTATGGGCGTGTTCGACTTGACCTTCGTGTACGGCACGCGCGTGAACAAGATCGACATGATCAGCGAGGAATCGATCGACGGTGCGGGCGAGATCATCGACCACATCGACGGTCAAATCCTATTGGGCGAACTGCATGAGATTTCGTTCCGGATGAAGAAAAGCGCGAACGTGCAGCTCGGCGATGTGTTCACCGTGTTCCGCGTCCAGAAAAAGGTGAACCACCCCGGCGGCATGGGCAACGTGGGATACATGATCAATCTGCTCGGTGAACTCGAGACCGTCGATGCCACGACGCTGCCCAACGGCAAAGTCGTCTATACCGGCAAAATCATCGACGCCACCTCCGAAATTATCGTGAGCGACCGTTTGATCGCCATGCCGCGTGATGACGTTCGCATCAAACTCAAAATGACCGACCTGGAAATGACCGGCACCATCGTGCACGGACCGCCGGACAACGACATGTTGCTGGGACCGATGAAGATGGCCTTCGTCGACCTCGGCTTGAAAAACGGCCTGAAGGTCGGTAACAGCTTCTCGATTTGGCGGGCCAGCAAAGACAAGCAAGAACTGCCGTCCTACAAAATCGGCAACGCCATCGTCACGCGGGTTGACAATAAAACCGCGACGGTGCTCATCACGAACGCGACCAGAGATGTTCACATCGGCGACACCGTGATCAGCGACGTCGAGTAA
- the dprA gene encoding DNA-processing protein DprA, whose protein sequence is MPRYYVALTCVPGIGPMAAASVLAAFPGPQDAFEAGVALLRTSGLSEARTRAMAGFNDWDAVDRILEDAERAGQEIVTIADPRYPGALRMMDGAPPVLFVRGSLEDTTQLAATIVGTRHPTPYGEKVAERLGAALARAGICTVSGGARGIDGLAHRGALAAGGKTVVVCGAGLDVPYPPEHASLFEQVVAAGGTLLSELLPGTRPTRGTFPRRNRLLAGLGRAVVVVEAGDKSGALITARYAMEQNKTVIAVPGQIDRAQSKGTNRLIRDGAKPLLDIVDVVEEVLGEYQRRGRAEDEALQSFAPRVPPPPGDAGSVWDSLVLEPADTDELVEKTGMDAARVNAALVELELMGRVKRRPGNRYYANLEDQ, encoded by the coding sequence ATGCCCCGGTATTACGTGGCACTGACGTGCGTCCCAGGTATCGGCCCGATGGCAGCGGCGAGTGTCCTGGCTGCTTTCCCCGGACCGCAGGACGCCTTTGAAGCGGGCGTGGCGCTTTTGCGCACTTCGGGCTTGTCCGAGGCGCGAACCCGCGCCATGGCTGGGTTCAACGATTGGGACGCGGTGGACCGCATTCTGGAGGACGCCGAACGAGCGGGACAGGAGATCGTGACGATAGCCGATCCCCGCTATCCCGGCGCGTTGCGCATGATGGACGGTGCACCGCCGGTGCTCTTTGTAAGAGGAAGCCTGGAGGATACGACTCAACTGGCGGCCACCATCGTCGGCACGCGCCACCCCACGCCTTACGGGGAGAAGGTGGCCGAGCGCTTGGGCGCCGCGTTGGCTCGTGCCGGAATTTGCACCGTCAGCGGCGGGGCGCGCGGGATTGACGGATTGGCCCACCGCGGTGCGTTGGCGGCCGGCGGAAAAACCGTCGTGGTCTGCGGGGCGGGGCTGGACGTTCCTTATCCGCCGGAACATGCGTCCTTGTTCGAGCAAGTCGTTGCCGCGGGCGGAACCCTGCTTAGCGAGTTGCTGCCGGGCACGCGACCGACGCGGGGGACGTTTCCGCGGCGGAATCGCCTGTTGGCCGGATTGGGGCGAGCGGTGGTAGTTGTGGAAGCGGGCGACAAAAGCGGCGCGCTTATCACCGCGCGGTACGCCATGGAGCAGAATAAAACGGTGATCGCCGTGCCGGGACAGATCGATCGAGCCCAAAGCAAGGGCACGAACCGGTTGATTCGAGACGGCGCGAAACCGTTGCTGGATATCGTGGATGTGGTGGAGGAGGTGTTGGGAGAGTACCAGCGCCGGGGACGAGCGGAGGACGAGGCCCTGCAGAGCTTCGCACCGCGGGTTCCGCCGCCACCGGGCGATGCCGGAAGTGTTTGGGATTCGTTGGTTCTCGAACCGGCGGATACCGACGAGCTGGTGGAGAAAACGGGAATGGACGCGGCGCGGGTTAACGCGGCGCTTGTCGAATTGGAATTGATGGGCCGGGTCAAACGCCGTCCCGGCAATCGATATTATGCGAACCTGGAGGATCAATGA
- the topA gene encoding type I DNA topoisomerase — MTQSLVIVESPSKAKTISKYLGAGYVVRASVGHVCDLPPKELGVDVDHGFAPKYVTIKGKEKVLTELRKAAKAADRVLLAPDPDREGEAIAWHIAQSLGVKGKPVQRVSFNEITKRAVLAALDNPQELDEDKFNSQQARRILDRLVGYKLSPLLWKKVKRGLSAGRVQSVAVRLVVEREEEIEKFAPQEYWEIFVDLAAGEPPVFTAKLTTKGGKKLAINDGETAQAILDELKRGSYVVAKVARRTQKKRPLPPFITSTLQQAGSRRLRLTPANVMRVAQELYEGIEVGGDGPQGLITYMRTDSVRVAGEAQAAALGYVERTYGKDFLPEKPNVYRSRKGAQEAHEAIRPTSLDLPPEKLKSRLTPRQFKIYELIWKRFIASQMAPAEYAVTTINIENGPYGLVVGEHREIFAGHFAAMRDDDENGRNGDADEDGPEAKLPSLEQSQQLREEKVESQQKFTQPQSRFTEATLIRELEEKGIGRPSTYAAILSTILDKEYVERVKATKKETADQPAGAKKTRGGLRPTDLGRAVTKLLVASFPDILNVSFTARMEDQLDDVETGKVEWQSLLQDFWTAFTVDLEKAEQEMKNLKREGEKTGISCPTCDEGELLIKYGRNGAFLGCSKFPECRHTANFKRDDDGNIVIVEREQMQRAEPIPSDKICPKCGGPMVMKFSRKGSRFYSCEKYPKCKGTLAFETGVACPREGCEGQIVERTGPRGVFWGCNAYPKCRMTFRHEPVSKECPECSSPYLLRQKRDGQSYLVCPVKDCDFAEAETVPDSETEGENATEA; from the coding sequence ATGACGCAATCGCTGGTCATCGTAGAGTCACCGAGTAAAGCCAAAACGATCAGTAAATATCTGGGTGCGGGGTACGTCGTGCGCGCCTCGGTCGGTCACGTATGCGACTTGCCGCCCAAGGAACTGGGAGTGGACGTCGACCACGGCTTCGCGCCCAAATACGTTACGATCAAAGGGAAAGAAAAAGTGCTGACCGAATTGCGTAAAGCCGCCAAAGCGGCCGACCGCGTTCTGCTGGCCCCCGACCCCGACCGCGAAGGGGAAGCCATCGCTTGGCACATCGCGCAATCGCTGGGGGTCAAGGGCAAGCCGGTGCAACGCGTCAGCTTTAACGAAATTACCAAACGGGCGGTTTTGGCTGCCTTGGACAATCCGCAGGAACTGGATGAAGACAAGTTCAACAGCCAACAGGCGCGGCGCATTCTCGACCGATTAGTGGGCTACAAGCTCTCGCCTCTGTTGTGGAAAAAGGTCAAGCGGGGGCTCTCGGCCGGGCGCGTGCAATCGGTAGCCGTACGCTTGGTGGTGGAGCGCGAAGAGGAAATCGAGAAGTTTGCTCCGCAGGAATACTGGGAGATTTTCGTCGATTTGGCCGCGGGAGAACCGCCCGTGTTCACGGCGAAACTCACGACCAAGGGCGGCAAGAAACTCGCGATCAACGACGGTGAAACGGCGCAGGCGATTCTCGATGAGCTGAAGCGCGGGTCGTACGTCGTGGCGAAAGTGGCCCGCCGAACGCAGAAAAAACGGCCGCTGCCGCCATTCATCACCAGCACGTTGCAGCAGGCCGGTAGCCGGCGCCTTCGCCTGACCCCGGCCAACGTGATGCGGGTTGCGCAGGAACTGTATGAAGGCATCGAGGTCGGCGGCGACGGACCGCAAGGCTTGATTACCTATATGCGTACCGATTCGGTGCGCGTGGCCGGCGAGGCGCAGGCCGCGGCGCTGGGGTATGTCGAGCGCACCTACGGCAAGGACTTTTTGCCGGAAAAACCGAATGTTTATCGCAGTCGCAAGGGAGCGCAGGAGGCGCACGAGGCGATCCGCCCGACAAGCTTGGATCTGCCGCCCGAGAAACTCAAAAGCCGCCTGACGCCACGGCAATTCAAGATTTACGAATTGATTTGGAAGCGGTTTATCGCCAGCCAGATGGCCCCGGCCGAGTACGCCGTCACGACGATCAACATCGAGAACGGTCCCTACGGATTGGTGGTCGGCGAACACCGCGAAATCTTCGCCGGGCACTTTGCGGCGATGCGTGACGACGACGAAAACGGTCGCAACGGTGATGCCGATGAGGACGGCCCGGAAGCGAAATTGCCGTCCTTGGAGCAGTCTCAGCAATTGCGGGAGGAAAAAGTAGAATCGCAGCAAAAATTTACCCAACCGCAGTCGCGCTTCACCGAAGCGACTTTGATCCGCGAACTCGAGGAAAAAGGCATCGGCCGGCCGTCGACCTACGCCGCGATTTTGTCGACGATTCTCGACAAGGAATACGTCGAGCGCGTCAAGGCGACGAAAAAGGAAACCGCCGATCAGCCGGCGGGCGCCAAGAAAACACGCGGCGGTTTGCGGCCGACGGATCTGGGCCGTGCGGTCACCAAGCTGCTGGTCGCCTCGTTCCCGGACATCTTGAACGTCAGCTTCACCGCCCGCATGGAAGACCAACTCGACGACGTCGAAACCGGCAAGGTGGAATGGCAGTCGTTGCTGCAGGATTTCTGGACGGCCTTCACCGTGGACTTGGAAAAAGCCGAACAGGAAATGAAGAACCTCAAGCGCGAAGGGGAGAAGACCGGGATTTCCTGCCCGACCTGCGACGAGGGCGAACTGCTGATCAAATACGGCCGTAACGGGGCGTTTCTGGGTTGTTCGAAGTTTCCCGAATGCCGGCATACCGCCAACTTCAAGCGCGACGATGACGGCAATATTGTGATCGTGGAACGAGAGCAAATGCAGCGCGCGGAACCGATTCCTTCCGACAAAATCTGTCCGAAATGCGGCGGCCCCATGGTCATGAAATTCAGCCGCAAAGGCAGCCGTTTCTATTCGTGCGAAAAGTATCCGAAATGCAAAGGAACGCTGGCGTTCGAAACCGGCGTGGCGTGTCCGCGAGAAGGCTGCGAGGGACAAATCGTCGAACGAACCGGCCCGCGAGGCGTCTTCTGGGGATGCAACGCGTATCCGAAATGCCGCATGACCTTCCGCCACGAGCCGGTGTCCAAAGAGTGCCCCGAGTGCAGCAGCCCTTACTTGCTGCGGCAAAAACGGGACGGCCAGTCGTACCTCGTGTGCCCGGTGAAAGATTGCGACTTCGCCGAAGCGGAAACTGTTCCCGATTCCGAAACGGAAGGCGAAAACGCCACGGAGGCGTGA
- the trmFO gene encoding methylenetetrahydrofolate--tRNA-(uracil(54)-C(5))-methyltransferase (FADH(2)-oxidizing) TrmFO — translation MSNVVVVGAGLAGSEAAWQLTRAGFDVVLYESRPAVSTPAHQSADFAELVCSNSLGSAAPGTAKGLLVAEMECFDSMIVAAARETSVAAGKALAVDRQRFAARVTEILRQQERIEIRTEEVVDLPDAPAVIATGPLTGDRLAAKLAAETGSEHLHFYDATSPIVADDSIDRDIAFLANRRSDDPGDYLNCPLDEAQYERFVQALNEADLVTPRGFEDQQVFEGCMPIEQIARRGFDTLRFGPMRPVGLTDPRTGRWPYAAVQLRREDAAGQMWNLVGFQTRMTFTAQRDVLRLIPGLERAEFLRHGVIHRNTYVDGPRVLARDLSLRNRPGVRLAGQLVGVEGYLESAAMGLWVARLTIAALRGEPMPQLPAETILGALTQYVVASEKVPIQPMNANFGLLPPAEKRLSKRDRKLYYHERSLAALRAWLETF, via the coding sequence GTGTCTAATGTTGTGGTCGTCGGGGCGGGGCTCGCCGGCTCCGAGGCCGCCTGGCAATTGACGCGCGCCGGTTTCGACGTCGTGCTATATGAATCCCGGCCGGCCGTTTCCACTCCCGCTCACCAAAGTGCCGACTTCGCGGAACTGGTGTGTTCCAACAGTCTGGGCAGCGCGGCTCCCGGCACGGCCAAGGGTTTGCTCGTGGCCGAGATGGAGTGCTTCGACAGCATGATTGTTGCCGCGGCGCGGGAAACCAGCGTGGCGGCGGGCAAAGCGTTGGCGGTCGACCGGCAGCGTTTTGCCGCGCGCGTTACCGAAATTCTGCGGCAGCAGGAACGAATTGAGATACGCACCGAAGAGGTTGTCGATCTACCCGACGCGCCGGCTGTCATCGCCACGGGGCCGCTGACCGGCGACCGTTTGGCGGCGAAACTTGCGGCGGAAACCGGCTCGGAACACCTGCATTTCTACGATGCCACCAGCCCGATTGTGGCCGATGATTCGATCGATCGGGACATTGCCTTTTTGGCCAACCGCCGGAGCGACGACCCCGGAGATTATCTGAATTGCCCGCTGGACGAAGCGCAGTACGAGCGTTTCGTGCAAGCTTTGAACGAGGCCGATTTGGTCACGCCGCGCGGTTTCGAGGACCAACAGGTTTTCGAAGGCTGTATGCCGATCGAGCAAATTGCGCGCCGCGGTTTCGATACGCTACGGTTCGGGCCGATGCGGCCGGTCGGGCTGACGGATCCGCGCACCGGGCGGTGGCCGTATGCGGCGGTACAACTGCGGCGGGAGGACGCGGCCGGGCAGATGTGGAACCTGGTTGGTTTTCAAACCCGCATGACCTTCACGGCGCAGCGGGACGTGTTGCGTCTCATCCCTGGGTTGGAGCGGGCGGAGTTTCTGCGCCACGGCGTCATTCATCGCAACACCTATGTCGATGGGCCGCGCGTGTTGGCGAGAGATCTAAGCTTGAGGAATCGCCCGGGTGTGCGCCTGGCCGGGCAGCTTGTCGGGGTGGAAGGGTATCTGGAAAGCGCGGCGATGGGGCTTTGGGTGGCGCGGTTGACGATTGCGGCGCTGCGCGGCGAACCCATGCCGCAACTGCCCGCCGAAACGATCCTGGGCGCCCTCACGCAGTACGTTGTCGCCAGCGAAAAGGTGCCGATTCAGCCGATGAACGCCAATTTCGGATTGCTGCCGCCGGCGGAAAAACGTCTCTCGAAGCGCGACCGCAAATTGTACTATCACGAGCGCTCACTCGCGGCGTTGCGGGCTTGGTTGGAAACGTTTTAA
- a CDS encoding tyrosine recombinase XerC: MDELLTAFAENLEVHRDLSKHTREAYLRDVRQFVDFCLRHEFCLKDGKVDLLRTEKRHLRLFLAELTGGSSKATIGRKLASLRAFFRFCRKRGLIEGNPARLVRAPKKDRTLAHGVSVEDAGRMMGAITSTKVETLLRDHAVLETYYSTGCRVSELVAAVVDDWDKETGTLRVHGKGSKERIVAMGAYATAALDRYVAATRAPRVKTYGIVEKSPLFLGIKARALSVRTVQNIVRRAKIAAGVDGKVTPHSLRHSFATHLLNSGADLRMIQEMLGHESLSTTQVYTHVDVDKLLEVYEKAHPRGRRKRETSSEKETIE, from the coding sequence TTGGACGAACTACTCACCGCTTTTGCCGAAAATCTGGAAGTGCACCGCGATTTGTCGAAACACACGCGGGAAGCGTACCTTCGCGACGTGCGGCAGTTCGTGGACTTCTGCCTGCGGCACGAATTCTGCCTCAAGGACGGCAAGGTGGACCTGCTGCGCACCGAAAAGCGGCACCTGCGGCTGTTTTTGGCGGAGTTGACCGGCGGGTCAAGCAAGGCGACGATCGGTCGCAAGTTGGCTTCGCTTCGAGCGTTCTTCCGTTTCTGTCGCAAGCGCGGCCTTATCGAAGGGAACCCGGCGCGGCTTGTCAGGGCGCCGAAAAAAGATCGCACGCTGGCCCACGGCGTGTCGGTCGAGGACGCCGGGCGAATGATGGGCGCGATAACTTCGACCAAAGTCGAGACGCTGCTGCGCGACCACGCGGTGTTGGAAACTTACTACTCGACCGGGTGTCGAGTTAGTGAGTTGGTCGCGGCGGTGGTCGACGACTGGGACAAGGAAACGGGTACCTTGCGCGTGCACGGCAAAGGTAGCAAGGAACGCATCGTGGCGATGGGCGCGTACGCAACCGCCGCGCTGGACCGCTATGTGGCCGCGACGAGGGCGCCGCGGGTCAAAACGTACGGCATCGTCGAGAAGAGCCCGCTGTTTCTAGGAATCAAAGCGCGGGCGCTGTCGGTGCGGACGGTGCAAAATATTGTGCGACGGGCGAAGATAGCGGCGGGAGTCGACGGCAAGGTGACGCCGCATTCATTGCGGCACAGTTTCGCCACGCATCTGCTGAATTCGGGCGCGGATTTGCGGATGATTCAGGAGATGCTCGGACACGAGAGCCTCTCGACCACGCAGGTTTACACGCACGTGGATGTTGACAAGCTGCTGGAGGTGTACGAAAAGGCACACCCGCGCGGACGACGAAAACGCGAAACGTCAAGCGAAAAGGAAACAATCGAATGA
- the hslV gene encoding ATP-dependent protease subunit HslV, protein MKTQPHATTVVAVRRGKLVAMAGDGQVTLGNTVMKHGATKVRRLGKKKTVLGGFAGAAADAFQLFERFEGKLDEYKGNLMRAAVELAKDWRSDKVLRRLEAMLLVADADVTLLLSGSGDVIEPDDGVIAIGSGGTYAQAAAKALMEHTKMKPAEIAREAMAIAASICIYTNDHITVEEL, encoded by the coding sequence ATGAAGACTCAACCTCATGCGACGACCGTGGTGGCTGTGCGGCGCGGCAAGCTGGTCGCGATGGCCGGCGACGGCCAGGTAACGCTCGGCAACACGGTGATGAAACACGGCGCCACGAAGGTGCGTCGTTTGGGAAAAAAGAAGACCGTGCTCGGCGGCTTTGCCGGCGCCGCGGCGGATGCCTTCCAACTCTTTGAACGCTTTGAGGGGAAGTTGGACGAATACAAAGGCAACCTGATGCGTGCCGCCGTCGAACTGGCCAAGGACTGGCGCAGCGACAAGGTTCTGCGCCGGCTGGAAGCGATGCTGCTGGTCGCCGACGCGGACGTCACGCTACTGCTCTCGGGCTCGGGCGATGTCATCGAACCCGACGACGGCGTGATCGCCATTGGATCGGGCGGCACGTACGCGCAGGCCGCAGCCAAGGCGCTGATGGAGCACACTAAGATGAAGCCGGCGGAAATCGCGCGCGAAGCGATGGCCATCGCGGCGTCCATCTGTATTTATACCAACGACCACATCACGGTCGAGGAGTTGTAA